The Candidatus Gracilibacteria bacterium genome window below encodes:
- a CDS encoding glycosyltransferase — translation MRLQKNLYTVSIMDVSQKKIALVTDWITHWGGAERVFERLMQLFPEADIYTSVYFPERPEVFMGRKIKTSFIQKIPFFNRRHKLCMLLRPMAFSRFDFSGYDLVISCTSAEAKGIHTSGKTKHISYCHTPTRYLWSHSEDYKNFLEFGWLNWLAKLVIPTAFSLMKKWDKKAAQRPDIFIANSRNTQERIKKYYGRESTVVYPFFIPVKSSKLRVPSFSSDKQLGTRHSALGTYFVCLGRVVPYKRFDLAILACNELKIPLKIFTSTINDEVKRLQDISGPTIDWIFHASDTEVAEGLAGAAGFLMPQEEDFGIVALEAMSHGIPVIAYGRGGVLETVSHGESGILFPEQTVDSLVLAIQISLAREWNADIIREHANKWSVERFDRGFLEVVEGVL, via the coding sequence TTGAGACTCCAGAAAAATCTCTATACTGTCAGTATTATGGATGTTTCACAGAAAAAAATAGCACTTGTAACTGATTGGATTACTCATTGGGGTGGTGCGGAGAGGGTGTTTGAACGACTGATGCAGCTCTTTCCTGAAGCGGATATCTATACTTCTGTCTATTTTCCCGAGCGCCCAGAGGTCTTTATGGGCAGAAAGATTAAGACGAGTTTTATCCAAAAGATTCCTTTCTTCAATCGTAGACATAAGCTCTGTATGCTCTTGCGTCCAATGGCTTTTTCTCGGTTTGATTTCTCGGGATATGATCTTGTGATTTCCTGTACTTCTGCGGAGGCGAAGTGAATTCATACTTCATGAAAAACAAAACATATATCGTACTGCCATACACCCACTCGCTATCTCTGGAGTCATAGTGAAGACTACAAAAATTTTCTCGAATTTTGATGGCTGAATTGGCTGGCAAAACTTGTGATTCCGACGGCTTTTTCTCTGATGAAAAAATGGGATAAAAAAGCGGCACAAAGACCAGATATTTTCATCGCTAATTCGAGGAATACGCAGGAAAGAATTAAAAAATATTATGGGAGAGAAAGTACAGTTGTGTATCCATTTTTCATACCAGTTAAGAGTTCCAAGTTAAGAGTTCCAAGTTTTTCTTCTGACAAACAACTCGGCACTCGGCACTCGGCACTCGGCACTTATTTCGTGTGTCTCGGCCGTGTTGTCCCGTATAAGCGCTTTGATCTCGCAATTCTTGCTTGCAATGAGCTTAAAATCCCTCTTAAAATATTTACGAGCACGATAAATGATGAAGTGAAGCGATTGCAGGATATCTCATGACCAACGATTGATTGGATTTTTCATGCTTCAGATACTGAAGTAGCCGAGTGACTCGCAGGAGCAGCAGGATTTCTGATGCCACAAGAAGAGGATTTTTGAATTGTAGCCCTTGAGGCGATGTCACATGGGATACCCGTGATTGCCTATGGAAGATGAGGCGTTCTCGAAACGGTTTCCCATGGGGAAAGTGGGATTTTGTTCCCAGAACAGACAGTTGATTCTCTTGTTCTCGCTATCCAAATATCTCTTGCAAGAGAGTGGAATGCGGACATTATTCGAGAACATGCGAATAAGTGGAGCGTAGAGCGATTTGACCGTGGATTTTTGGAAGTCGTGGAGGGTGTCTTGTAA
- a CDS encoding AI-2E family transporter: MRKFLSQFIFTRSFAEHTVSFLGILLIVYLGKEFLVFFLTAFLCASLFGNSSRYVHLFVAKRKNNIPESIRFLIVKITGEKTLLSILYIFFALLCIYIFSDIGPTLITDIAQLLQDFSQKFGIDLGSFGLQSTLGQWQNISTQISDFINVISPTTDTKEIVAKVIHIGSIFFQIIFGYIVSFVWLLENNTAKTYLSQLKQGPFAFFYNDLRIIFRKITHSFGLVFYAQFKIAVVNTILTVLGLVIIGFFYGLLSLDGGTTFPYLLALGFITFLTSFVPILGVFISGIPILFAGVVAYPGWGIIITILSMLLIIHVIESYILNPRIVGQSLNIPAPIIFIILFVSEHFVGIGGFFLGVPLYILLLEFITGAGKAIEKYIHQQKIV, translated from the coding sequence ATGCGAAAATTCCTCTCTCAGTTTATATTTACCCGTTCTTTTGCCGAACATACAGTATCTTTTTTGGGGATACTTCTGATTGTCTATCTCTGAAAAGAGTTCTTGGTATTCTTTTTGACTGCTTTTTTGTGTGCTTCACTCTTTGGAAATTCCTCACGATATGTCCATCTTTTTGTGGCAAAAAGAAAGAATAATATCCCAGAAAGTATTCGATTTCTCATCGTTAAAATAACATGAGAAAAAACACTCCTCTCAATACTCTACATCTTTTTTGCATTGCTCTGTATCTATATTTTCTCAGATATAGGTCCAACGCTGATTACTGATATAGCTCAGTTATTACAGGATTTTTCACAGAAATTTGGAATTGATCTCGGATCTTTTGGATTACAGAGCACGCTCTGACAATGGCAAAATATATCCACGCAAATTAGTGATTTTATCAATGTCATCTCCCCTACCACCGATACAAAAGAGATTGTCGCAAAAGTTATTCATATTGGAAGTATATTTTTCCAGATTATTTTTGGTTATATCGTCAGTTTTGTATGGCTCCTGGAAAATAATACAGCAAAAACCTATCTTTCCCAGCTCAAACAAGGTCCATTTGCATTCTTTTATAATGATCTTCGGATTATCTTCCGAAAAATAACCCATAGCTTCTGACTCGTGTTTTATGCACAATTCAAAATAGCCGTCGTAAATACTATTTTGACAGTCCTTGGGCTCGTGATTATAGGATTTTTTTATGGGCTACTTTCGCTCGACGGTGGTACAACATTTCCATACTTACTTGCGCTGGGCTTTATTACGTTCTTGACGAGTTTTGTGCCAATACTTGGGGTTTTTATTAGTGGTATACCGATTCTCTTTGCGGGCGTAGTTGCCTACCCTGGATGGGGTATCATTATAACGATTTTATCGATGCTCCTCATCATCCATGTGATAGAATCCTATATTCTCAATCCACGAATTGTCGGACAATCTCTGAATATTCCTGCACCAATTATATTTATTATACTATTCGTCTCAGAGCACTTTGTGGGTATTGGAGGTTTTTTCCTCTGAGTACCACTCTACATCCTCCTCCTCGAATTTATCACATGAGCAGGAAAAGCGATCGAAAAGTATATTCACCAACAAAAAATCGTATAA
- a CDS encoding TIGR00282 family metallophosphoesterase: MKLLIFGDIYGKIGRKMLAAHLPALRKHYLPDAVIANNENISHGKGPRLNQIHWLESQGVDIFTGGNHSLESRNDIADYMNAPDSKQLRPHNLIGEDLPGKGYRVYDIAGQKLLVINLIGTVFMKEESENAFQTIDTILAQYSKDAVDAIVVDYHKEVTSEGYAMANYLDGRASVLFGTHTHVQSNDAEIWPKGLGFINDIGFAGARHSIIGVDWELVKHRFIEGRMEGLMSPDEHGLGVLSGLFVEIENKKCIKLETIRICE, from the coding sequence ATGAAACTTCTTATTTTTTGAGACATTTATGGAAAAATCGGTCGCAAGATGCTTGCGGCGCATTTACCTGCACTTCGAAAACACTATTTGCCTGATGCCGTTATCGCCAATAATGAAAATATCTCACATGGGAAATGACCGCGTCTCAATCAGATTCATTGGCTTGAGTCACAATGAGTCGATATATTTACAGGAGGGAATCATAGTCTCGAGTCTCGCAATGATATCGCTGACTATATGAATGCCCCTGACTCAAAGCAGCTTCGTCCACACAATCTGATAGGAGAGGATCTTCCATGAAAAGGGTATCGAGTCTATGATATCGCGGGACAAAAACTCCTTGTTATCAATCTCATAGGCACTGTCTTTATGAAAGAGGAATCAGAGAACGCATTTCAAACAATTGATACTATTTTGGCACAGTATTCAAAAGATGCCGTGGATGCCATCGTGGTCGATTATCACAAAGAAGTCACTTCTGAGGGGTATGCAATGGCGAATTATCTGGATGGTCGTGCTTCTGTACTCTTTGGAACTCATACCCATGTTCAATCCAATGATGCAGAGATTTGGCCGAAATGACTCTGATTTATCAATGATATCTGATTTGCGTGAGCTCGGCATAGTATTATCGGTGTCGATTGGGAGCTCGTCAAGCATCGTTTTATTGAGTGACGTATGGAAGGATTGATGTCTCCTGATGAACATGGACTATGAGTCCTTTCTGGTCTTTTCGTTGAAATAGAAAATAAAAAGTGTATCAAACTGGAGACGATTCGGATTTGTGAATAA
- the dnaX gene encoding DNA polymerase III subunit gamma/tau: MSETTHQSLYQKYRPHSFEDVVGQDFIKKVLMNSCRNHTLHHGYIFFGFHGTGKTTLARIFAQTVNCTNILPDGNPCEKCENCLAFANKRMMDVIEIDAASYTGVENIREVIEHAKFTPSQGKYKIYIIDEVHMLSKGAFNALLKTLEEPPPHVIFLLATTEINKVPDTILSRVIRFDLERINDTDMRGLLEKICKKEGIKIEPGALDLIIHRSRGSLRDSLTILEKCILDKTLTQAYVESALQLVGPDFLAKTLDACISGDGYKIQEVFEVIQKTGVNVRTFAGQMTEWIANHIEEALAKKQFPLYKSVFDRFTRIYVESKQVSVPMDVLTMSLCECITKNSEAIHYYKTQEYKELSSPDTAPTPDMPKRIPKNEDDLTESSDEGEIILTEEVIEIPAILEGISTIDPQENASFSKEFFLQKLIERGIKQNLLPLLRTADIDLTDGIITIKTTSFAETRCREGNHWNMIETVGYALGAKKVEIVLLINETLTNTKSESPTDIAEEIFG; the protein is encoded by the coding sequence ATGTCAGAAACAACTCACCAGTCACTCTATCAGAAGTATCGACCACACTCATTTGAGGATGTAGTAGGGCAGGATTTTATCAAAAAGGTCCTGATGAATTCTTGTCGAAATCACACACTACACCACGGATATATATTTTTTGGATTTCATGGGACTGGAAAGACGACATTGGCTCGTATCTTCGCTCAAACCGTAAACTGTACCAATATTCTCCCTGATGGAAATCCTTGTGAAAAATGTGAGAACTGTCTCGCTTTTGCCAATAAACGGATGATGGATGTGATAGAGATAGATGCTGCGAGCTATACGGGTGTAGAGAACATACGAGAAGTTATCGAGCATGCTAAATTCACTCCGAGTCAAGGAAAATACAAGATCTACATCATCGACGAGGTCCATATGCTCTCAAAATGAGCATTTAATGCCCTTCTCAAAACACTCGAGGAGCCACCACCACATGTGATATTTCTCCTTGCAACAACGGAAATAAACAAGGTACCTGATACGATATTATCACGAGTCATTCGTTTTGATCTCGAGAGAATCAATGATACAGATATGCGCTGACTCCTCGAAAAAATATGTAAAAAAGAAGGGATAAAAATAGAACCTGGAGCACTCGACCTCATCATCCATCGATCCAGATGAAGTCTCAGAGATTCTCTCACAATACTCGAAAAATGTATTCTCGACAAGACATTGACACAAGCATATGTGGAGAGCGCTCTCCAGCTCGTGGGCCCGGACTTTCTCGCAAAAACACTTGATGCTTGTATAAGTTGAGATGGTTATAAAATACAAGAAGTGTTCGAAGTAATACAAAAAACGGGCGTTAATGTGAGGACTTTTGCAGGACAAATGACCGAATGGATAGCAAATCACATAGAAGAAGCGCTCGCAAAAAAACAATTTCCTCTCTATAAGAGTGTCTTCGACCGATTTACGAGAATCTATGTGGAGAGCAAACAAGTTTCGGTCCCTATGGATGTCCTCACGATGTCTCTCTGCGAGTGTATCACAAAAAATAGTGAAGCTATACATTATTATAAAACCCAGGAATATAAAGAGCTAAGTTCCCCTGACACCGCACCAACGCCAGATATGCCAAAAAGGATTCCAAAAAACGAAGACGATCTCACAGAATCTTCTGATGAATGAGAAATTATACTGACAGAGGAAGTTATTGAGATTCCCGCAATCCTCGAGGGTATATCCACAATAGATCCACAAGAAAATGCTTCTTTTTCAAAAGAATTCTTTCTCCAAAAACTTATCGAAAGAGGTATAAAACAAAATCTTCTTCCTCTTCTCAGAACAGCAGATATAGATTTGACTGATGGAATTATCACTATAAAGACAACATCTTTTGCAGAAACTCGATGCCGTGAAGGGAATCACTGGAATATGATCGAAACCGTCGGGTATGCTCTAGGGGCAAAAAAAGTAGAAATAGTTCTTCTCATAAATGAAACACTAACAAATACAAAAAGCGAGTCTCCTACTGATATTGCCGAAGAGATATTTGGATAA
- the cmk gene encoding (d)CMP kinase — MITITIDGPAGSGKGTTAKLLAEKLGFQYLDSGAMYRAVAVYLAERGVNLESVTEENISGIILDFDGQNHICINGEEYESRIRTAEAGIGSSQISSQPIVRACVISAGQKILERNNYVLEGRDTGTVWAPSADVKIYLVADPTVRAHRRFLDLRHKGDDITEAEVLKQIVARDYRDMSRLDGPLVKPEGAYEIDTTHITIPEQVEQIYEIVTRKSAIYSGENTTV, encoded by the coding sequence ATGATTACTATTACCATTGACTGACCTGCTGGAAGTGGAAAAGGCACAACAGCTAAACTTCTTGCCGAAAAACTCGGGTTTCAATATCTCGATTCTGGAGCGATGTATCGTGCGGTTGCAGTGTATCTGGCTGAGAGATGAGTCAATTTGGAATCCGTTACAGAAGAGAATATTTCGTGAATTATTCTTGATTTTGATGGGCAAAATCATATTTGTATTAATTGAGAAGAATATGAATCCAGGATTCGTACGGCCGAAGCAGGAATTTGATCATCCCAGATTTCTTCACAACCTATCGTGAGGGCTTGTGTCATCTCTGCAGGTCAAAAGATTCTTGAAAGAAATAATTATGTTCTCGAATGACGAGATACGGGAACTGTCTGGGCACCATCGGCTGATGTAAAAATTTATTTAGTTGCCGATCCTACAGTACGTGCACACCGTAGGTTTCTGGATCTCAGACATAAAGGGGATGATATCACAGAAGCGGAAGTTCTCAAACAAATAGTTGCTCGAGATTATCGAGATATGTCACGTCTTGATGGACCTCTTGTAAAACCAGAAGGAGCGTATGAAATCGACACAACACATATTACTATACCAGAACAGGTGGAACAGATTTATGAGATTGTAACAAGAAAGTCAGCTATTTATTCAGGTGAAAATACCACAGTATAG